A window of Actinomycetota bacterium genomic DNA:
CCCGAGGCGAACGGGTTGTCGGGGGGCACGGTGTAGCCCGCACCACCCGAGGGCCGGGGGTCGATGCGCAGGACCGACCCGAGCAGGTCGGCCAGGTTCTGGGCCCGGTTGCCGGGGTCGTTGCCGCTCCCACCGTCGCCCAGACCGACATAGAGCATCCCGTCAGGCCCGAACGAGACCTGCCCGCCGTTGTGGTTGCCGAAGGGCTGGTCGACGGACAGGACCACCCGGCGGCTGGACGTGTCGGCCCGGCCGTCACGGAAGGCGTACTCGACGACCTGGGTGTCCCCGCTGCGGTCGGTGTAGTTCACGTAGAGCCGGTCACCGTCGGGAGAGAAGGCCAGGCCCAGCAGGCCCTGTTCCGAACCGGTGGACACCTGGCCCGACAGGTCGAGCACGGCCGCGCTGTCAAGGCCGCCGGGATCGGCCGTCTGGCCCCGGACGACCCTCCTCACCCGCCCGGTCTTCTCGGCCACGTAGATCGAGTCGTCCCCGGGCCGCACGGCCATGGCCACCGGGCTCTGCACGTCGGCCACCCTGACGAGGCGCACGTCCGCCCGGCCGACCTCGGGCGGGCCGGCCGGCTCCGACGGCTCGGTCGGCCCCGGGCCTTCGCCGCCCGGGCCGTTGCCGTTGGCGGGTGCCTCGCCCTCAGCCGTCGTCCCCGGCCCCGCGCCGTCGCCCCCGCCGTTGCCGCCCGCGCTGCAGGCGGCGGCCACCAGCACGAGAGCGAGCACGACCAGGGGGGTACGGCGGCGGCGCCCGGGGAGGCTCATCGGAGGGGCCGCACCAGCCCCTCCTGCACGACCGAGACGGCCAAGCGGCCCTCGGCGGTGAAGATCGACCCCCGGGCGAAGCCTCGCGCCCCGGTCATGACCGGGCTGTCCTGGTCGTAGAGCAGCCACTCGTCGGCCCGGAAGGCCCGGTGGAACCACATGGCGTGGTCGAGGCTGGCCAGCATCACGCCCGGCGCCTCCCACACGTGCAGCCCGTGGGCCGACAAGGTGGTGTCGAGCAGGGTCAGGTCGGAAGCGAAGGCCACCACGCAGGCGTGCAGCAACGGGTCCTCGGGCAGGGGGCCGTCGGCCCGGAACCAGGCCCGTCCCCGTGGCCCCGGCCCGCCCACATCGACGGGCCTCACGTCGATCGACCGAGGCCCGTGGGGCGACGTGGCCAGGTCGTCGGGGCCGGGCACGGCGGGCATGGCGATCTGGTGGTCGAGACCCTCCTCGGAGATGTGGAACGAGGCCGCCAGGTTGAAGATGGCCCGCCCGTGCTGGATCGCCACCACCCGGCGGGTCGTGAACGAACGCCCGTCACGGATGCGGTCCACGTCATAGACGATCGGGACCGCCGGGTCCCCGGGACGCAGGAAGTAGGCGTGGAGGGAATGGACGGTCCCCCGGGCCACGGTGCGGCCTGCAGCCACCAGGGCCTGGCCCGCTACCTGCCCACCGAAGACCCGCTGGCGGTCGTCCTTGGGGCTCACCCCCCGGAACAGGTTGACCTCGATCTGCTCGAGGTCGAGCAACTCGACCAGTTCCTCCAGGGGCGTCGCCACCCGCTCATGTTGCCAGCCCGCCGCCGCCCGTCCTCGTCGCCCTCACGAGCCAGATGTGGCGGTCCGAGCCGGGATTGCGCGCTTCTACCTCTCGGCCAACGGCAAGGCCAGGCTGTGGGTCGACGACGTGCTGGTGGTCGACGCCTGGGCGCCCCACGCCAACCCCGTGGGGGGCCCCGAGGTCGAGCTGGCTGCGGGGCGCCACCGCGCCCGCCTCGACTACGTGCCCGAGGGCACGCCGTTGCTGGGCCTGTCCTGGGGCCCTCCCGGCCTGGCCCCCCCGGCCCCCGTCCCGGCCGCCAACGTGTTCCCCCGCCGCGGTGCGGTTGTGCGGACGACCACCTACGAGAGCCCGGGAGTGCTCGTTGGCGGGGCCACGGCGACGGTCGTCGACCGGTCCCTCTCCCACGACAGCGAGGACCCGACGCGCCTACTGTCCAAGACGACGGTCGACCCCATGGGCGAGGCCAGCGAGCCCGGGCTGGGTACCATCGAGGCCAGGGTGGACCTGCTCGGCCGTCTCGTGCCCTACACCGACGTCTGGGGCAACCTCACGTCCTATTCCTACGACCAGGCCGGCCGCGAGTTCTCGGCCACCGCCGCCTGCGGGCCTGCCCAGGCCGCGGGGCTCAACACCAACCGCACCCGGGCCGTGGACAACGGCGGGGCCACCGACTACTGCTACGGCACCGACGACCGCCTGCTCTCGAGCTCCCCGGCCACCGTGGCCCTGGCCTACGACAGCCGGGGCAACGCGGTGGGCCTCGACGGCCAGGAGCTGGTCTTCGACGGGGCTGACCGCCACGTGGCCACCAACGTCGGCGGTGCCGCCCGGGTCACCTACTCCCGGGACGCCAC
This region includes:
- a CDS encoding PQQ-dependent sugar dehydrogenase, with amino-acid sequence MSLPGRRRRTPLVVLALVLVAAACSAGGNGGGDGAGPGTTAEGEAPANGNGPGGEGPGPTEPSEPAGPPEVGRADVRLVRVADVQSPVAMAVRPGDDSIYVAEKTGRVRRVVRGQTADPGGLDSAAVLDLSGQVSTGSEQGLLGLAFSPDGDRLYVNYTDRSGDTQVVEYAFRDGRADTSSRRVVLSVDQPFGNHNGGQVSFGPDGMLYVGLGDGGSGNDPGNRAQNLADLLGSVLRIDPRPSGGAGYTVPPDNPFASGQDGARPEIWMYGLRNPWRFSFDRQSGDLWIGDVGQNAVEEVNFLAGAAPAGTNFGWAQVEGSRRVKGPNPPGAVLPIHEYGHDQGCSVTGGHVYRGSRVPTLRGIYVFGDACSGTIWGLVQSGGEAVDHGVLVSGDDAAVRAPGFSIASFGEDSAGELYVLNLAGSLLRFEPAG
- a CDS encoding acyl-CoA thioesterase II, which produces MATPLEELVELLDLEQIEVNLFRGVSPKDDRQRVFGGQVAGQALVAAGRTVARGTVHSLHAYFLRPGDPAVPIVYDVDRIRDGRSFTTRRVVAIQHGRAIFNLAASFHISEEGLDHQIAMPAVPGPDDLATSPHGPRSIDVRPVDVGGPGPRGRAWFRADGPLPEDPLLHACVVAFASDLTLLDTTLSAHGLHVWEAPGVMLASLDHAMWFHRAFRADEWLLYDQDSPVMTGARGFARGSIFTAEGRLAVSVVQEGLVRPLR